Part of the Drosophila pseudoobscura strain MV-25-SWS-2005 chromosome 2, UCI_Dpse_MV25, whole genome shotgun sequence genome, ATGCTTCGCCTTGAACTCCTCCACGATGCGTTCCAATTCGTTGGCCACCTCCAGTGTGCTCAGGGTGCGATTGTTGTCGTCGTACAGCTGGAAAAAAGGGCATACAGCTTATATAATTGTCAGTATACTGAAGAATACTCACAGGCGACAGGGAGGCTCGGACCTCCGCGTAGATGATGTTGTCCTCGCAGAGCTCCTCCAGCAGTCGTTTGTGGAAGGCGCAGTAGGAGGGTCTGTACTTATAGAGCCGATCGACAGTCGTAAAGATATTCTCAAAGCGTTCCCAGATCTTTTTACGTTGGGACAAGAGAGCTGGGGATTGAAGGAGAGAATGTATCGATTTAAAGCTTGAAAGGGAGGGATGGGTGTGGGGCACTCCaccttctggcttctggcgGTGCATGTTTATGTGCTTCTCGAGCTGCCGCTCGTACTTTCCGCGATCCTCAGCGTTGATGCGCTCCGTGCATACATTCTGCACCTCGCTGTGGCAGCCGCTCTGGTCGTAGGTGAAGATGAGCAGCCCGTCCACATTGCGGCACGTGTACAGATTGTTGGTGGTGGTCAGGTTGCCGATCACCCACTTGGAGGTGACCATGCCCGTGTTGTGGCCGTGCAGGAAGGCGCCCTTCGGCATCTTCTGTATGAATCGGAACACCTCGCTCTGTCGCACGTACTGCCTGCCCTGGAAGAAATGCATGGCCGGGGGATACTTCTCCGGCGTCTTAATGCCCTCGGCAATCTCTGCACGCTTGGCGTTCATCAGTATGCTGTTGGCTTTCTCCTCGTCCGAAGTGAGCCAGATGTTGCCACCCAGCGAGGCCAGACGCTCCGCCTCCATGATCTGCTCCCTCAGAGTCTCGTAAGCTGCGAAATCCAATACGGGTCCCCTCAATATTAGGTATATCGCTTCTgattgttgatgttgttgaaCCGACAATCGGACGGAACTTACGTAAGTCCGCGGCATGCAGTCCCCCCAGAAGAGGCGGCACCAGGCACAGCAGCAGTCCCAGCAGCATCGCTTCCCAGTTCCCAGTTCCCAGTTCACAAAAATATACGCCGTATTTGTACTTAATAGATGCTCGTCGCTCGGCGTTTGCCAGCCAACTGATAAAGCCCCTGCTGGCTGACCCATATCATTTGTCGCACtgttttttgtgcaatttccACACTCTCCACAATATATATTCTGTTCATGATCTTGTTCGCTTTGGTGCTTTGCAGCTTTCCAGCTGCAGTTCAATGTCACTCCGATGGGATACTACAGGCTGCAAAATGTTTGGAACGTTCTTTCCCGCCTGGCACTGGCCCTGGCCTGGCGTGGGGGAATTTGCACATAGATTTCATGACCgcatcatcaccatcacaCCCATACCCTACCCCACCTACAACAAGAGGCTGGATCTCTAAGGTTCTGTAACTCTCACGTAAGTCTCAATCATTGCACaataaattccattaaaatgtAAGCCCTGAGCGTGTAGGGCATCTCTGGGATCGCATATGCCCTCTGGCTATGCTTTATCAGCAGTGCTTTGTTTTTCTCTGCAAGCACATTGAGTGTATGGTAATTTTTTTGCGTACTGTTTACTTGCCCAATTTGTTATGTTGATTCACTAAAATGATGCTTGACATTGACTATGAGAGGGGGTGTCTGCTGTCCATCATGTTGGAAAGTTCTCTGGCCAAGAGAATGTCTCTCAGGGTTATGGGCTTTGAATCAGCCTGTTTCTCTGCTTTCTCTGATCATCCAAATTACACAAATCTTTATCAAATTGGTACAGTTGGTATTAAGACCTTCTTTTACAGCTGGTACCCTGAGCAAATAAATTCCATATGACCGCCTGGAAGTATGCAATGACTTTAAGAACTACAGATATTTCATAATGATCCTATACTCCGATTTGGatggttttcttttattagATGGAAAACagaatacacaaaaaaaacctttgTTAGAAACACCTCTTTGATTAAGGATAAAGGACTAAAAATAATTCTCATTATTATTGGAGCTATATTCAATTTATATTATTGATTTATATGTTTATTTCCATCGAGGAGGAGGGCCGCGGAATAGTCAGCCAGAGGAGCTAGAAAGCGTCAAGGGAAAGTGAAAGTCAAGTCCTTGTCCGTTTAggttgctcttgctcttggtCTTACTACAATTAGGAACTATTCTATTAAAGTTCTAGTTCTTTACTCTGAAATTCGCTTGACGGCACTTGTTTTATTCACTCTACAATTAAGTTGTATACTAAtcggaaaataaataaacattacaAGCCCAATTCATGGGCTTCCAACAGAAGAATAAGTGCTCACCTTTTTTTGGCTGTAACCGGGGATAATTGTGGCATCTGCAATTACCGTAAATGCCGCGTACCTAGCAACGCCTCGCCACCCCCCAAAAACACGCCCAGCGGGGCCACGGGAGCTAGAGATAGAACTTGTAATTCCAATGCCGTATGGGACTAGAAACCAACAAGCGCGTCCGCAAACGTCAGTGAAAATTTgccaaaatagaaaaaatatcaGCGAGCGATGGGCGCGCGCCGTCGTCATTTTGAATCACTTAATATTCACGGGAGGTGTACTAtccgacaaaaaaaaaacaacaacagaaccaAATTGTTTTCGGCAATTCCGAGAGCGAGTGCGTTGTCAACCGTTAAGAGCCTCACCACCAGCTCCCACTCTGGGTCTGGATTCATTCCAGGTTTATCTTTTAATGAGGTGATTGCAGACCCCCAATGTAAGGGTGGGGGGCTTCCTAGAATGATTACAAAGTGTAGAAATTAtagttatttttttattgcatttttggcaattttcagTACGAGGCTTGGGTCTTGGTACTCGCAGTTCAGAACGGGCACTGCTATCGAACGGGCGTGTGGCGCggagaaagaaaagaaatccgaaatcaaaccaaagcaaaccaaaccccaaaccaaaagcaaacaaagtcAACGTGTCCGACTCAAGTCAATATTTGCATAGTGTACTCATTATCTGGGTTAAAGTACACGAAATGTCGAGAAAGTCCTGCACCATTATGAAGCGATTTTCGGTGCTGCTACTACTTCTGGTGCCGCACTTGATGGCCCAAACGGAGAGTGCGCTAAGTATATGCGTCTTCCATTCGATCGGGCCTGTTCGAAGCTTAAACCCTTTCTCTTCTCACGCCCAGGCTACGAGCAGGCGCGCCAGGCGGTGCTCACGGCAGAGGAGGAGCTGATGACGGGCGGCCATACGTATCTCAACACCGAGGAGGCCAAGGCGGACGACATTTTCATGCAGTACAAGCTGGGTGAGCTGGCGCAGGGCTTCCGCAATGCCGAGCAAAATGCCGCTGCCATGCACTTCTTCAAGGCCAAGCAGCTGATCGACCGGAGCGGAGTCTTCCGCTTCCTGCAGAAGATGCCCAAGGGAGCTGTGCTCCACCTGCATAACTCTGCCTCGGTGAGCTCCAAGTGGGTGGTGAAGAACATGTCCTACATGCCCGGTATGCTCCGCTGCACCACTGATAAGGGTCGGAGTGTCCTAACGTTCCGACGAGCTCCCAAGGAGCACGAGTGCCAGTCGCAGTATGTGCGTGTCTCCGATGAGAGGCGGAGTTCCATTGATCCACTGGTCTATGATCAGAATTTTGAGCGTCTCATCAATCTGTACACACCGGTTCCGGAGCGTAAGTTTTGGGGGAAACTTCTTTAGCAACCCTCATCAGAGATACTGATTCACTCTTTCAGTGGAGTACCCTACGATCACCAAAGTGTGGGATCGCTTCCAAGACATGTTTGACACTTTTGGGGACGCCATTAGATACCTGCCAGCCTTTCGAGCCTATCACTGGCAGATGCTCGAGGAGCTCTACAACGACAATGTCATGTACGCGGAGATTCGTAGCAGCTTCAAACCAGTAAAGgacttttttttaaagatataGTTTGTGATCATTTCGAGTCCTTTAGTTTATCAAATGACTATTATCAATACTTAAACTAAACTCTTTACCACTCCCAGCAGCTGTACGACGCCAGTGGACGGACCTTTTCGCGGGAGCGAACTATACAGGAGTTCTATGCTCTAAACGAGAAATTCGTACGCCTGCATCCAGACTTCCTGGGCATCAAACTCATCTATGCCGTCTATCGCGGACATGATGTCGATAAAATAAGTGAAATTTTTGAGGAGTTCCGGCAATTGCAGTAAGTACAAATCAGCTTTGAGCGGAGGTTCTCACTGATCTTGCCCTGCTTTATAGCAAAGCTTTTCCCAACTTTGTGGTTGGCTTCGATCTGGTGGGACAGGAGGACAATGGCAAGCCGTTGTATGCTCTATTGCCTGCCTTGAGGGACTTGCCGCGCACAGCACACTTCTTCCTGCACGCGGGAGAGACCAGTGAGTGGATCGAAGGAGCTGACATGAGGTCATCAAGCAAGATATGCCTCGTTTCAGATTGGTTTGGGGCCTCAACGGACATCAATCTGCTCGATGCACTACTTCTCAATAGCACCCGAATCGGCCATGGTTATGCGTTAGCCAAGCATCCGATCCTCCTCAATGCGGTCAAGACTCGCCAGATAGCCGTGGAGGTGAGCCCCATCTCGAATCAGGTGCTGCACTTGGTATGGGATATGCGCAACCATCCGGGTGCCCAGTACATGGCGCTGGACGTCCCGATGGTGATATGCAACGATGATCCTGGTTTCTGGAATGCCAAGGGATTGAGCTACGACTTTTACTATGCCATCATGAGCCTCGCTCCCAATAATGCTGGACTGCGAGTGCTCAAAAGTCTCGTGTGGAACTCGGTGCGATACTCCCTGCTCACAGAGGAGGAACAAAAGCGAGCCTACCAAATCTTAGAGCTGACATGGTCGCGATTTATTGACAAAGTGCTGCAGGGCAGTGTCTTCTAATTGCAGATCTTGCCATTAAACTACAGAATACtaattaaataacaaaaaaaactaaaaaatactCTTGGATATTTATGTGTAAAGCATCGATTTTTTAATCCATCTAAGCCTCTGAAAATCACTCATTGTATGAGGGGAACCGATTGATTTTATGGAGAGCCCGCCAACAGATCCTTCTCTTTTCTTGTGTGCTGCTGGACAAATCGTTCGCAGCTCTCCTGGATCTGCAAGTAGGCAGCATGAAAGCCAGCCATGCCTTGTGTCTGTGAAAAGATACAAGACACAATCTTGGTACAATATTCAAATGCTTTCTTGGTGATAATTACAAAGTATGGATCCGGAATGATCTCATCTTCCTTGCGGCCCAGAAAGCTGCCCAGCAGCATTATCTTACACTGAGGACGAGGCTCTAGCCTGGCTGCCAATTGGCGAAGCTCCGACAGGTTGCTGTTGTCCATGCCAAGAACGTAATCAAATTCGTAAAAGTCTTGCGACGTTATCTGAAAAGCAATGATAGAACATTACAGATAATTGTGTAATATGTGTTTAAGTACCTTACAATCCGCTTACCATTCGACCCAAGTGTGTTGTCTTCAGACCATGTTGCTTTAGCAGTTGTTGGCCACGTCCCTGAGCCTCTATGCCTACATTCCAATCCCTGAGGCCCGCACTGTCCGTATGCCAGTCATCCAGTTGATGTTTCACTATCAAATGGTTCAGGACAGCCTCCGCCATGGGCGAGCGACAGGTGTTGCCTTAGATGcacaatttaaaattaaattaatatgcaTTTGATTGTTTTATGTACATTTGCTTACCTATGCACACGAACAGAACCTTCATCGCGGCGGAGATAATACGAACTGCAGGTTCCGACGATTAGTGCGCTGACTCATTTAAGAATTTCACAATCTATCTTCGGCGTGCCGAATATCAGATGCCCTTCAATGTGGACGTTCAATACGTGGACTTTTTTCGAACGCCCAGCTACAAGATCGGggaatatactatatataattTGTGAGTCGGGGATGGGTCACCAACTTTTGCCCAATTTTATAATACCCTCTTCAAGGGTATAATAAAACCAGTTCGCGCATTGTACCAGACATTTATTACTTCAACTATGAGTATATCACAAAATCCATTTAGACCAGACGTTCCTTCATGAAGGCGGCGCAGGCCACAACACACTGCTGGTAGGCGGTCTCAAAGCCAGCAGCTCCACTCTCCTGCAAGGTCAAAGGGGACAATTCAAGGGTAAGTCATAAATCTTTGATTGCAGCTAACCGACTTACATAATAGGGATCCTCAATGATGCGGTTCTTGGCCTCCAGTCCGAAGTCACCCAGCATGAGCAGCTCCGCCTTCGAACCCTTGGGCGCCAGCCGTCGCAGCTCACTCATGTTGTCCTCGTCCATGCCGAAAATGTAGTCGAATTCGGCAAAGTCCTGCTTCTTGATCTGGCGCACAATATGGGTGCATTTGAGGTCGTGCTGCGCCAACGTGCTTATGGCCCGGGGATCTGCCCGATTGCCCACATGCCACGACCCAATCGCTGCACTGTCAACCACAACATTCTTCTTGTTCGCCTTTTCCAAAGTGTCCACCATCACCACCTCAGCAATTGGGGAGCGGCAGATGTTCCCTGCAGACGGAAAGCTTGTCAATTACATCAACGCTCCTATTAGAAGCGTATTATTTACCCAAACAAATCATTAGAATTTTCTGCACCATCGTTGTTTACAAATGTTACACGTGCCGGCTGTTGATTAACCCGCGTAACCCCCCAACTTTTAAACAGGTGAACTACTTGAGCTGAACCGCGGAAAATAGTGTCGTTTGTAAATTCTTATTGTAGATCCATACTATCTTTCCTTTTTACTTTACAAAAAACACGATATCTTTTACCTGAACTGCGTTACATTTTCATTGTTTACGGTAGGATATAAAAATACCCCCTtggtctacaatgggttaatcgttctccgtcaaggattggaaaccatattcctcgatttttatGTGTGATATACTTACAGAAAATCGACCTTATTTTTCAATTAGATCAAATATACCATAACATTTTGATTGCTGAATTGATTTAACTGTTTAATCCAAATGATTCAGGTTCTACGTTCATTTGAAATTGGCTCCAAATTTGAATTCGTTTGATGTTGTTTTCAATAATTTTATTCAATGGTACAATATGAATGGTTCGCATATCTTTTCAAATGTAGCCATGTTCATCAGCTGAAAATCATTATACATATAATGTAATATGGATCCTCGATGCTACCCTCGTCTGCCTTCAGGCCGAAATCTGCAAGAAGCAGCATCTTGGCGTTGGGCTAGGCGTTTGTGGGAAGCCATATTGCTCCGAaccatgcccaaaatatagtCGAATCACCCACGCTGGTGCACTCGATATTGTGACTGACCAGACGCTCGTCCGGCCTGGAGCCGTGGTGCCAACCCTCTGTCGCGGCGCTCTCTACATGCCAATCCTTCTGCACCCCCGCCCTGGGAATCAAGTCACGCATCACAGCCGCGGCGATGAGGGAGCGGCAATGCGTGtgcattgcatttgcattttaattaatggaTTCTTTCAGGGATATGCTCTACGCACCCACGCAGACCACCAGCACGTTCTTCTTCTGAGATGTCCGCGACATGGTTtaatatttggaaattgtaATGTAGTGAGGATAGGAATGGTGGAACAAGAAATGTATAATGGTTTCTAAAACAATCTACAACAAAACTGTCCCGATATTTGTATCCCTACTTACAGTAAACATTCATTCTACTAAAACGTAAAATAAACATTGGATCTGAGCAGAGTTTGGGCCGTTACGTGGTGTCAAGTGGGAAAAACGTAACTCTCTGGATCACACCTCTGCCACTTCCTGTtgcctgctgtctgctgcACTGCATCCTGTTTACCCACGCTCCgtatttaatgttttaaatgtatttaaagTTCATCTGTAGAGGACACACGGGGTCATCTGTCCTCCGGGTACCACTTTTGCCAGTGGAATGAATGAAGAGGTGATGAGCActgtcctctctctctggttgCCCATGAATATGCAAGAGGCTGCATCCGCTGTGCACCATCCGCCTCCCCCGAAGAGCAGGCTGGATTCCAAATTTTTAATGACTTTTAAGGAGGCGATGACACTGCCAGCAAGAGAGCCTGCCCTCTGGTTGGTAAGCCCTAAAGCAGGTTGGTCACCTGGCCAGGTCCCGGGGTCTCGTTTCTCAGGCATGGTGTCTGCCTGAAATAAAGTtgcttttaaaataaatttggtttgtttttggaGAGGAAAAACTGagttttatgcaaattgtatACCAACCAttaaggcaaacaaaagccagacgtacatatgtatgtctgtacaTAAGCTTTGCCAAGattttgtagttgttgtacta contains:
- the Adgf-D gene encoding adenosine deaminase 2 encodes the protein MLLGLLLCLVPPLLGGLHAADLPYETLREQIMEAERLASLGGNIWLTSDEEKANSILMNAKRAEIAEGIKTPEKYPPAMHFFQGRQYVRQSEVFRFIQKMPKGAFLHGHNTGMVTSKWVIGNLTTTNNLYTCRNVDGLLIFTYDQSGCHSEVQNVCTERINAEDRGKYERQLEKHINMHRQKPEALLSQRKKIWERFENIFTTVDRLYKYRPSYCAFHKRLLEELCEDNIIYAEVRASLSPLYDDNNRTLSTLEVANELERIVEEFKAKHHDFVGLKVIYAKRNRATEEEMSRRITTFKQLHHAKPNFVIGFDLIGQEDTGDPLNKYVNELSDLPSTANYFFHAGETNWHGRTDWNMMDAILLDSKRIGHAFALPKHPQLWSTIKKRDIAIEVNPISNQVLGFVWDLRNHPASFLIAQNFPIVISSDDPGMWGAKGLSYDFYYAFMAMAPAEADLRFLKQLALNSIKYAVLTSDERRKINRIFQRKWREFIANVLNPKF
- the Adgf-C gene encoding adenosine deaminase 2 isoform X1, which gives rise to MSRKSCTIMKRFSVLLLLLVPHLMAQTESALSYEQARQAVLTAEEELMTGGHTYLNTEEAKADDIFMQYKLGELAQGFRNAEQNAAAMHFFKAKQLIDRSGVFRFLQKMPKGAVLHLHNSASVSSKWVVKNMSYMPGMLRCTTDKGRSVLTFRRAPKEHECQSQYVRVSDERRSSIDPLVYDQNFERLINLYTPVPELEYPTITKVWDRFQDMFDTFGDAIRYLPAFRAYHWQMLEELYNDNVMYAEIRSSFKPQLYDASGRTFSRERTIQEFYALNEKFVRLHPDFLGIKLIYAVYRGHDVDKISEIFEEFRQLHKAFPNFVVGFDLVGQEDNGKPLYALLPALRDLPRTAHFFLHAGETNWFGASTDINLLDALLLNSTRIGHGYALAKHPILLNAVKTRQIAVEVSPISNQVLHLVWDMRNHPGAQYMALDVPMVICNDDPGFWNAKGLSYDFYYAIMSLAPNNAGLRVLKSLVWNSVRYSLLTEEEQKRAYQILELTWSRFIDKVLQGSVF
- the Adgf-C gene encoding adenosine deaminase 2 isoform X2 is translated as MSRKSCTIMKRFSVLLLLLVPHLMAQTESALSYEQARQAVLTAEEELMTGGHTYLNTEEAKADDIFMQYKLGELAQGFRNAEQNAAAMHFFKAKQLIDRSGVFRFLQKMPKGAVLHLHNSASVSSKWVVKNMSYMPGMLRCTTDKGRSVLTFRRAPKEHECQSQYVRVSDERRSSIDPLVYDQNFERLINLYTPVPELEYPTITKVWDRFQDMFDTFGDAIRYLPAFRAYHWQMLEELYNDNVMYAEIRSSFKPLYDASGRTFSRERTIQEFYALNEKFVRLHPDFLGIKLIYAVYRGHDVDKISEIFEEFRQLHKAFPNFVVGFDLVGQEDNGKPLYALLPALRDLPRTAHFFLHAGETNWFGASTDINLLDALLLNSTRIGHGYALAKHPILLNAVKTRQIAVEVSPISNQVLHLVWDMRNHPGAQYMALDVPMVICNDDPGFWNAKGLSYDFYYAIMSLAPNNAGLRVLKSLVWNSVRYSLLTEEEQKRAYQILELTWSRFIDKVLQGSVF
- the Argp gene encoding low molecular weight phosphotyrosine protein phosphatase 1, whose translation is MKVLFVCIGNTCRSPMAEAVLNHLIVKHQLDDWHTDSAGLRDWNVGIEAQGRGQQLLKQHGLKTTHLGRMITSQDFYEFDYVLGMDNSNLSELRQLAARLEPRPQCKIMLLGSFLGRKEDEIIPDPYFTQGMAGFHAAYLQIQESCERFVQQHTRKEKDLLAGSP
- the LOC4801300 gene encoding low molecular weight phosphotyrosine protein phosphatase 1, translated to MVQKILMICLGNICRSPIAEVVMVDTLEKANKKNVVVDSAAIGSWHVGNRADPRAISTLAQHDLKCTHIVRQIKKQDFAEFDYIFGMDEDNMSELRRLAPKGSKAELLMLGDFGLEAKNRIIEDPYYESGAAGFETAYQQCVVACAAFMKERLV